In a genomic window of Rhopalosiphum maidis isolate BTI-1 chromosome 4, ASM367621v3, whole genome shotgun sequence:
- the LOC113557342 gene encoding tubulin-specific chaperone C-like, producing MEPAVAEEPINQKSSFDFTFKTKSNEINDMLISIENNKTDNFHNILQKINELQEFLNDSKTFLPAYNMKKCSDEIKYITQRYEQLHEKLQPKKKFAFSEQPTTSAVAKSEDEFEPVNQLEVYKEDCGFKNRSDAINLVLTEQECYMKNVVLDTLTNCLVVICGTPNTVRATSLTDCYVYVCAQTLIFIENCKDSIFICASQQLRIHDTFDTSFYIYVASSTIIENSKQLRFAPLSYNSSALLKKAFRMANFDEFKNNWKIVNDLDWLSSYEPSPNWCEIPEEERQQPNEETMLLQFYPRLLNMEDGRLYPRYNECSLGNDTYDLPYY from the coding sequence ATGGAACCAGCTGTTGCAGAAGAaccaattaatcaaaaatcatCATTTGATTTcacgtttaaaacaaaatcaaatgaaATTAATGACATGTTAATCAGTATTGAAAACAACAAAActgataattttcataatattttacaaaaaattaatgaacttcaagagtttttaaatGATTCCAAAACATTTCTACCagcttataatatgaaaaagtgTTCTGATGAAATCAAATACATTACTCAGCGTTATGAACAATTGCATGAAAAATTACAGCCTAAGAAGAAATTTGCTTTTTCTGAACAACCTACTACATCAGCAGTAGCTAAATCTGAAGACGAATTTGAACCAGTAAATCAATTAGAAGTTTATAAAGAAGACTGTGGATTTAAAAATCGTTCTGATGCAATAAATTTAGTACTCACGGAACAAGAATGCTATATGAAAAATGTGGTTTTAGATACATTGACTAATTGCCTTGTTGTCATATGTGGTACACCTAATACTGTGCGTGCGACTTCATTGACAGActgttatgtatatgtatgtgcACAAACGTTGATTTTTATTGAGAACTGTAAGGATTCGATATTTATATGTGCATCTCAACAGTTGCGTATTCATGATACTTTTGAtactagtttttatatttacgttgCTAGTAGCACTATAATAGAAAACTCTAAACAGTTACGATTTGCTCCTCTTTCATACAACTCCTCTGCACTACTTAAAAAAGCATTTAGAATGGctaattttgatgaatttaaaaacaattggaAAATTGTAAATGATTTAGATTGGTTGTCATCTTATGAACCATCACCAAATTGGTGTGAAATACCAGAAGAAGAACGCCAACAACCTAATGAAGAAACTATGTTATTGCAGTTTTATCCTCGTTTATTGAATATGGAAGATGGAAGATTATACCCTAGATACAATGAATGCAGTTTAGGAAATGACACGTATGATTTACCATATtactag